The Proteiniborus ethanoligenes genome has a segment encoding these proteins:
- a CDS encoding fdrA domain protein: MSNINKLFKEELKVVNIGLESFYNDLKKQKVSAIHVNWRPAAGGNKKLASLLSRLK; the protein is encoded by the coding sequence ATGTCAAATATAAATAAACTATTCAAAGAAGAACTTAAAGTAGTCAATATAGGACTCGAATCCTTCTATAATGATTTGAAAAAGCAAAAGGTTTCTGCAATTCATGTGAATTGGAGACCAGCTGCAGGAGGAAATAAAAAACTGGCTTCACTTTTATCAAGATTGAAATAG